Part of the Streptomyces sp. HSG2 genome, CGGCCAGACCTGGAACCGCCTGCGCGCCGAACTCCAGCGCCTGCACGCGGTCACCTACACCGGCCCGGCCGGGACCTTCCGTCAGTCCACCGACCTCACCAAGCCCCAGCGCGACATCTTCACCGCCCTGAACGTCACCCCGCCCAAGAAGATCATCGATCTGACCACAGGCCGCTGACCAGGCACTATCCCCCCGCCTAGTGACACGCCATCTCGGCGTGCTCACAGGCATTTCCGCAGGTCAACCCACGTTTCCGTTCCCTAGCCGACACCACCAACTGTGGAACTCAGGCAAGGGCGGCACCAGGTAAGTGACCTCGACCGCGTGCGTGCGCAGACCAGCCCAGTACCGGCCAGCCGACGCAAGGGTAAGTTCGGGCAGGACCACGACAGACATGCCCAGGACCGCAGGCCACAGGTAGTTCATCCCGAGGATGCCGAGCCCGGACATCCGCATCGACACACCGAACCGGGACGGCCGACGCCCCATCAGGTCCGTCAACGCGCGGCCGCCCGCCTCGTAGGCATGGCGCAGCTGGCCGTGCGTGAGCACCACGCCCTTGGGGTCCGAGGTGGAACCCGAGGTATAGCTAATCATCGCGGTGTCCGATGACAGCGGCGGGCTGTCCCCCCGAGCGGCGGCGTTCTCGGTACAAGTGTTCCGTTCGGGATCGATGACGACGTCCACGTCGCTTAGTGTCAGCACCGAGCGGATTGTGTCGTGTCCCCATTGGCTGTCGATGGGCACGACGACGGCCCCCGCCCGCCACACGGCAAGAACCGTCGGGACCACGTTCGGGTCATCGACCATGACCACGGCGCACCGGCTGCCGCTTTTGGTGCCGGCGGCGCGCAGGGTGTCCTCGATCTTCTCGCTCTGGTTCACCACGTCTCGCCACGTCAGGACCGTGCCGATGTGGGGCGCGCGGTCGAAGGTGATCGCGGGGTCGTCCGGTGTTCGCGCGGCGAGCCTCTCG contains:
- a CDS encoding AMP-binding protein; the protein is MTLLDVYERLAARTPDDPAITFDRAPHIGTVLTWRDVVNQSEKIEDTLRAAGTKSGSRCAVVMVDDPNVVPTVLAVWRAGAVVVPIDSQWGHDTIRSVLTLSDVDVVIDPERNTCTENAAARGDSPPLSSDTAMISYTSGSTSDPKGVVLTHGQLRHAYEAGGRALTDLMGRRPSRFGVSMRMSGLGILGMNYLWPAVLGMSVVVLPELTLASAGRYWAGLRTHAVEVTYLVPPLPEFHSWWCRLGNGNVG